The Brassica napus cultivar Da-Ae chromosome C7, Da-Ae, whole genome shotgun sequence genome has a segment encoding these proteins:
- the LOC106404225 gene encoding uncharacterized protein LOC106404225 gives MENNLEDARAYAVMPLSAFEFEVTLKTTGFGSSVNLETRSCTCLEFQKVGIPCRHAIAAAMFWDLQHSEFVADAYLKKTWNETTKGVTLPVPDPQDLFIPSEVSDLIMLPPKTKRPPGRPPSKRKCSAGEIPVRPNLI, from the coding sequence ATGGAGAACAATCTAGAAGACGCAAGAGCGTACGCTGTGATGCCTCTGTCTGCTTTTGAATTTGAGGTAACTCTAAAAACAACCGGCTTCGGGAGTTCTGTTAATTTGGAAACCAGGTCTTGCACATGTCTTGAATTCCAGAAAGTTGGAATACCATGTCGACATGCCATTGCTGCGGCTATGTTTTGGGACTTGCAGCACTCAGAGTTCGTTGCAGACGCCTATCTAAAAAAGACATGGAATGAAACAACAAAGGGTGTTACACTCCCGGTTCCAGATCCGCAAGATCTTTTCATACCTTCGGAGGTTAGTGACCTTATCATGTTACCACCAAAGACGAAGAGACCACCAGGACGTCCACCGAGCAAACGTAAATGTTCTGCAGGAGAAATACCGGTACGACCTAATCTCATCTGA
- the LOC106404226 gene encoding uncharacterized protein LOC106404226 — protein MADGGCSVSSIEGVHDSYIVVISGRCIMYDTGDRDFKLDSDRMGRAVYAKLITFVEDLKRAIIESYGLVGMSVAVEMSYWLGEHGSGTVGEREAPVQISNDKDFDLFTSARKVDKYINVFVTFKEEIDGKIHFLRPMGNLLKSKEVASSSEMQVGSTSADLFIPRSREEDARRRREKDKADDESLMKSVRAVELYGFEDVEASFYNEAVNDYTVDDIDFTLADADMYTGKLFSSKQKFKISLHIYALKQVFRFKFHKHAFNYVAAKCIDKNCKFYVMAKQLGESSTYQVRKAQLKHVCTSDAKAQYKKHATSKVIAALMRSKYERLQAGPRASELPEMLRTEFLFTATYWKCWKAKELATVAAQGTEESSYKLMPKYFYVVKYANPGSITDIKTEKDDKGQTRFKYAFMALKACIDGWKHLRKVFPIAFAVVDNETNESWSWFFEKLTEIVEDGSDLSIVSDRANQICVAKDQWYPLSHHGCCLVHLQRNVDAKFKKRNQKQMVGRAAEVFKVSHFKRLYAEIKLTDKSCWDYLEKIDPRHWTRSHFEGERYNLMSSNIAESLNKALVHARDSPIMALFEFIRRMISRWFVSRQRNISKMSGEIPRLLTS, from the exons ATGGCGGATGGTGGGTGTTCTGTATCTAGCATCGAAG GTGTTCACGATTCATACATCGTTGTAATCTCTGGACGGTGCATTATGTACGACACTGGTGACAGGGATTTTAAACTTGATAGCGACCGTATGGGGAGGGCTGTCTATGCGAAGTTGATAACTTTTGTTGAAGACTTGAAGCGGGCCATTATTGAGTCATACGGTCTAGTTGGAATGTCTGTTGCCGTTGAGATGTCATATTGGCTTGGTGAACACGGATCTGGTACTGTTGGTGAAAGAGAAGCTCCTGTTCAAATTTCCAACGACAAGGATTTCGACTTGTTTACTTCGGCACGTAAGGTGGACAAGTACATCAACGTATTTGTCACATTCAAAGAGGAAATAGATGGGAAAATCCATTTTCTGAGGCCAATGGGGAATCTTTTGAAGTCCAAAGAAGTTGCCAGCAGCAGCGAAATGCAAGTTGGGAGTACGTCTGCTGAT CTGTTTATTCCTCGAAGCCGTGAGGAAGACGCAAGAAGACGTCGTGAAAAGGATAAGGCTGATGACGAATCACTCATGAAATCCGTTAGAGCCGTTGAGCTATATGGATTTGAGGATGTAGAAGCTTCGTTTTACAACGAAGCAGTTAACGATTATACCGTCGATGATATTGACTTCACTCTAGCAGATGCTGATATGTACACTGGAAAGCTATTCAGTAGCAAGCAAAAATTCAAGATCAGTTTGCACATTTATGCCTTAAAGCAGGTGTTCAGGTTCAAGTTCCACAAACATGCGTTTAACTACGTCGCAGCGAAATGCATTGATAAAAACTGCAAATTTTATGTTATGGCTAAGCAATTGGGGGAATCTTCGACATATCAGGTGAGGAAGGCGCAACTGAAGCATGTCTGCACATCTGATGCTAAAGCGCAATATAAGAAACATGCGACGTCGAAAGTAATAGCTGCACTAATGAGATCGAAGTATGAAAGGCTCCAAGCTGGACCGCGCGCATCTGAATTACCTGAGATGCTCCGCACTGAGTTCTTGTTTACGGCCACATATTGGAAATGTTGGAAAGCAAAAGAGTTAGCAACTGTGGCTGCACAAGGAACAGAAGAGAGCTCTTACAAGCTCATGccgaaatatttttatgttgtaaagTATGCAAATCCTGGGTCCATTACTGATATCAAAACTGAAAAAGATGATAAGGGTCAGACAAGGTTTAAGTACGCTTTCATGGCGCTGAAAGCTTGCATTGACGGGTGGAAGCATCTACGGAAG GTATTCCCTATAGCGTTTGCTGTTGTAGACAATGAAACAAATGAGTCTTGGAGTTGGTTTTTTGAGAAGCTGACAGAGATCGTAGAAGATGGCTCCGATTTATCTATTGTGTCTGATAGAGCAAATCAAATATGTGTTGCTAAAGATCAGTGGTATCCTCTTTCACACCATGGGTGCTGCCTCGTACACCTACAGAGAAACGTCGACGCAAAATTCAAGAAAAGGAATCAGAAGCAAATGGTTGGCAGGGCAGCCGAGGTATTCAAGGTATCCCACTTTAAGAGACTTTACGCGGAGATCAAACTTACAGATAAGAGCTGTTGGGATTATCTTGAGAAGATCGATCCTAGACATTGGACAAGGTCACACTTTGAGGGCGAGCGGTACAATCTAATGAGCTCGAATATAGCTGAGTCTCTCAACAAAGCACTAGTTCATGCGCGCGATTCCCCGATAATGGCGCTATTTGAGTTCATCAGACGCATGATTAGTCGTTGGTTTGTGAGTAGACAGCGAAATATATCGAAAATGAGTGGTGAGATCCCCCGGCTGTTGACGAGTTGA